Proteins encoded within one genomic window of Candidatus Berkiella cookevillensis:
- the hmpA gene encoding NO-inducible flavohemoprotein, whose protein sequence is MLDEYTIRIIKSTVPILEKHAEQLTYHFYKRMFSHNPEVIPLFNSAHQSTGHQQKALAGAICSYAANIDNLEALGSSIELIAQKHASLQIKPKHYPIVGQNLLASIQEILGNGATDEVIQAWAQAYDFLANILIGRETQIYKQHATTTGGWQGFKAMRVIKKEIESSIITSFYLASLDGKKPPQFKPGQYITVRVPTPDETTTMRNYSLSNQPGEDWLRISVKREQGYKANIPDGYVSNYLHDNIDIGSILEIAPPCGEFFLDITEKHERPLVLLSAGVGITPILSILLSAVTVMSNREIIFIHGSLNENVHAFKNNTNSLAKKHHNLKVYYRYSDPEKPENLRKGMDSTGLIDAQFIESLVSQRDCDYYFCGPHPFMINIYHELLAWGIPPAQVHFEFFGPNQELEKKQLQ, encoded by the coding sequence TTCCAATCCTAGAAAAGCACGCCGAACAACTCACCTACCATTTTTATAAAAGAATGTTCTCCCATAATCCAGAAGTAATCCCTTTGTTTAATTCAGCCCATCAATCAACCGGACATCAACAAAAAGCATTGGCCGGCGCAATTTGTTCTTATGCAGCTAACATAGATAATTTGGAGGCTCTCGGAAGCTCTATCGAACTCATTGCACAAAAACATGCTTCATTACAGATTAAACCAAAGCATTACCCTATCGTAGGACAGAATCTACTTGCCTCAATCCAAGAAATATTAGGTAATGGCGCAACAGACGAAGTGATCCAAGCATGGGCACAGGCGTATGATTTCTTGGCGAACATTCTTATTGGGCGCGAGACACAGATCTATAAGCAACATGCAACAACCACAGGAGGTTGGCAAGGTTTCAAAGCCATGCGTGTCATAAAAAAAGAAATCGAAAGCAGCATTATCACATCTTTCTATTTGGCATCTCTAGATGGTAAAAAACCACCTCAATTCAAACCTGGTCAATATATAACAGTACGTGTACCAACCCCCGATGAAACAACAACCATGAGAAATTATAGTCTCTCCAATCAGCCAGGTGAAGACTGGTTGCGCATCAGTGTAAAACGCGAACAAGGTTATAAGGCCAATATTCCAGATGGTTATGTTTCTAATTATTTGCATGATAACATTGATATAGGTTCAATCTTAGAAATAGCGCCACCTTGTGGAGAGTTTTTTCTGGACATAACAGAAAAACATGAACGCCCACTTGTGCTTTTATCCGCTGGTGTGGGTATCACTCCCATACTCAGTATTTTACTCAGTGCTGTTACTGTTATGTCAAATCGTGAGATTATTTTTATCCACGGTAGTTTGAATGAAAACGTGCATGCTTTCAAAAACAACACTAATAGTTTAGCAAAAAAACATCACAACTTGAAAGTTTACTACCGTTACAGCGATCCTGAAAAGCCTGAAAATCTGCGTAAAGGCATGGATAGTACAGGGTTGATTGATGCTCAGTTCATTGAAAGCTTAGTATCACAAAGAGACTGTGATTATTACTTTTGTGGCCCTCACCCCTTTATGATAAACATATATCATGAGTTGCTTGCCTGGGGGATCCCACCCGCACAAGTGCATTTTGAATTTTTTGGCCCCAACCAAGAATTAGAAAAAAAACAACTTCAATAA
- a CDS encoding protein kinase domain-containing protein, translated as MSLTFSLIDNKAKSRFDGKNIQNTKNDQLRNISETENISLNCTVPCSANNTASYSIDRKTHTLKSGTEGSVRVAKNLNTNTFCLVKIKSSYNISELFSASRREYKLAKEYSDAYMLAYQEVQSKEQGKAYLFMNEISGRTIEEFNAEGLSAIECLRIIHNLLLELSVLGQKNINHNDINDSNIIIDDNFDIYFIDFGRSTKNTMNGLIYGYDFDAICEIIIDDLNLIRYDRELETLLRTKLDTAKDASDNFNYIDINDLILEVENRIHNSKDQKIPLKKRNQTEFFSSSTSPIDDHIFLTSAKKARY; from the coding sequence ATGTCTTTAACGTTCTCCCTCATTGACAACAAAGCAAAATCTCGTTTCGATGGTAAAAATATCCAAAATACTAAAAACGATCAATTAAGAAATATATCAGAAACAGAAAATATCTCTCTAAATTGCACTGTTCCTTGTTCGGCAAACAATACAGCATCCTATTCCATCGATAGAAAGACACACACACTTAAAAGTGGCACAGAAGGTTCTGTCAGAGTAGCAAAAAATCTAAATACAAATACTTTTTGTCTTGTTAAAATAAAATCTTCCTATAATATTTCAGAACTATTCTCTGCTTCACGAAGAGAATATAAACTTGCCAAAGAATATTCTGATGCATACATGCTTGCTTACCAAGAGGTGCAGTCAAAAGAACAGGGAAAGGCATATTTATTTATGAATGAAATATCAGGACGAACAATAGAAGAGTTTAATGCAGAAGGGCTTTCTGCCATTGAATGTCTACGTATTATTCATAATTTATTACTTGAGTTATCTGTCTTAGGCCAGAAAAATATTAATCATAATGACATTAATGATAGCAACATCATAATAGACGATAATTTTGACATCTACTTTATTGATTTTGGTCGATCAACAAAAAATACAATGAATGGGCTGATTTATGGCTATGACTTTGATGCCATTTGCGAAATCATTATTGATGATCTCAATCTTATTCGATACGATCGAGAGCTAGAAACACTTTTACGTACAAAATTAGATACTGCAAAAGACGCTAGTGACAATTTTAACTATATAGACATCAATGATCTTATACTTGAAGTAGAAAATAGGATCCACAATTCAAAAGATCAGAAAATACCTCTCAAAAAAAGAAACCAAACAGAATTTTTCTCTTCCTCCACATCGCCAATCGATGATCATATCTTTTTAACATCAGCAAAGAAAGCACGATATTGA